In the Lampris incognitus isolate fLamInc1 chromosome 11, fLamInc1.hap2, whole genome shotgun sequence genome, one interval contains:
- the frmpd4 gene encoding FERM and PDZ domain-containing protein 4 encodes MSWTQSAPRGLTVRRQETESHRTKSSGWPPPSGTWNAAQGPPNGWDMGTSREGRDCYINHVSQSSSLEEVHLDGDKFVPPAPRKVEMRRDPVLGFGFVAGSEKPVVVRSVTPGGPSEGRLIPGDEIIMINDEPVSSAPRERVIDLVRSCKESIVLTVVQPYPSPKSAFISAAKKAKLKSNPVKVRFAEEVIINGQVPETVKDNSLLFMPNVLKVYLENGQTKSFKFDSNTSIKDVILTLQEKLSIKSIEHFSLMLEHRAEGSTSKLMLLHEQEMLTQVTQRPGSHKMKCFFRISFVPKDPVELLRRDAVAFEYLYVQSCNDVVLERFGSELKYDTALRLAALQMYILTVNTKQSQKVSLKYIEKEWGLALFLPPAVLSSMKEKNIKKALTHILKTNQNLVPPGKKLTALQAKVHYLKYLSDLRLYGGRVFKSTLLQGEKRTEVTLLVGPRYGISHVINTKTNLVALLADFSHVNRIEMYTEEEKIVRVELHVLDVKPITLLMESVDAMNLACLTAGYYRLLVDSRRSIFNMAKRNVENMETSNEARKQNYQAIEWTYSTPYKACENRGNQRCSQDFSDQECEYLNHGRCESDSPPDYITEIHQPQHTMHVSERAERCRTPNPPPYLSVPRPKPQDSPRNAKVSFIFGDPPLDSVNPQNLGYHRLMDEGPEMLDNHSPAYRRLEEDYKMMDTIEDGEGYQYTSKIFGAAECIEEPLLRDICYAETTDDAEDEDDISCEEDMVMSDIDKPTFLSLSGSSDDIIDLTSLPPPPEGNDEEDNDVLLHSLNLAIAAPPPGFRDSSDEEEQQGTGGPPQRARSDIPVSLIDSVPTQGAEGAGEPLDDAVVSTLQALEALAASEEQSPGQSESSTGVEISRAFSPESSSDSGNETNSSEMTESSELATAQRQSENHLRVHVATPEGYHTLNEEKTDFITPSEASAGATQCSPEEPREEEGAKSSAVSSSQILHSDGGEMEPETMETKSLTEYFTRMHMGSVMSRQTGRQREGEGRLQGDPCESSDRSHGNLPDPNKDEPPHLVGRYNAFTVRDSHYMNQLDLGRTHFRERHQKWQRASGNKMAENLPPDCMSDSHPSHADRLTIKGERQDSDERSQQFHAHLCSPSKVSRAADDVGSMSNEQQQIKIPPSSEQDVARLYEYHLSKRVSAMQGEGTHSLQSSQCSSIDAGCSTGSSSCVTPMDSPLCTAENMHVLSDSSLKGLGYVAAEEKAYAAPGQGKACHPMDPTLLRKIHAATSAEPGFGTMRDGSHRVPKIKETTACTQLRKAWGEDSSSALSNKTNTAAAAATATTITSPPSSMSSTEPHGQIQGCPESHPHALASPSSIPSRDPTTTGALREPRRVRILRRNWSTVTPRSRSFEALLEKTKATLTWRSGVQNAQFPDPPKTQRRFSSRTSPKSWSQSSVASHSSGRRLFRGASMFLPVSAVPRLDLGSWRCHGPFSHCFQRRKVSTAGDEKGEKPSHCTGSKQRQVSPTLGGEGKDADLRSDCHAEHFSMAATMDEMNLNTRLARVNSMKGKTYSLPAGFVAARKDALEIISLVRSSVGQLSKGQRPEVSEADQRSFSQMLSLQAKALASSCGQMAWEHRHPEELLLTLTHSFHTLCCLTEACMSLVEGLGGEAQRREVVAKVDEVVTNYVCLLKAAEVASGSSSNDQSVNALTHHSATMSAIINTLTHSLKTLHN; translated from the exons GAGCTGCAAGGAGTCCATCGTTTTGACAGTTGTGCAGCCGTACCCG TCGCCCAAATCGGCATTCATCAGCGCAGCCAAGAAGGCCAAGTTAAAGTCGAATCCAGTCAAAGTCCGCTTTGCCGAAGAGGTCATCATCAACGGCCAGGTTCCA GAAACAGTGAAGGACAACTCCCTCCTCTTCATGCCAAATGTTTTGAAGGTGTACCTGGAGAACGGGCAGACCAAATCGTTCAAATTTGACAGTAACACATCAATTAAG GATGTCATCTTGACCCTGCAAGAAAAGCTATCCATTAAGAGCATTGAGCACTTCTCTCTTATGCTGGAGCACAGAGCCGAGGGCTCCACCAGCAAACTCATGCTCCTGCATGAGCAGGAGATGCTAACTCAG GTGACACAGAGGCCAGGGTCACACAAGATGAAATGCTTTTTCCGCATCAGTTTCGTCCCAAAGGACCCGGTGGAGCTGCTCAGACGAGACGCCGTGGCGTTTGAGTACCTCTATGTTCAG AGCTGCAATGACGTGGTGTTGGAGAGATTTGGGTCTGAGCTGAAATATGACACAGCCCTCCGTCTTGCTGCCCTGCAAATGTATATCCTAACCGTCAATACCAAGCAGTCCCAGAAAGTTTCCCTCAAGTATATTGA GAAGGAGTGGGGTCTGGCCTTGTTCCTGCCACCTGCTGTCTTGTCCAGCATGAAAGAGAAGAACATTAAAAAAGCCCTGACTCACATCCTCAAAACCAACCAGAACCTGGTGCCGCCTGGTAAAAAG TTGACCGCCTTACAGGCGAAGGTACACTATCTGAAGTACCTCAGTGATTTGAGACTCTACGGAGGCCGGGTCTTTAAATCTACGCTACTG CAAGGAGAGAAGCGTACCGAAGTGACGTTGCTGGTGGGACCTCGATATGGCATCAGCCACGTGATCAACACCAAAACCAACCTGGTGGCTCTGCTAGCCGATTTCAGCCATGTCAACCGCATTGAGATgtacacagaagaagaaaagatAGTTCGAGTGGAGCTTCATGTTCTGGATGTGAAG CCCATCACTCTGTTAATGGAGTCTGTTGACGCGATGAATCTGGCCTGTCTGACGGCTGGCTACTACAGACTGCTGGTGGACTCACGGCGCTCCATTTTCAACATGGCCAAAAGAAACGTGGAGAATATGGAAACCA GTAATGAGGCGAGAAAGCAGAACTACCAGGCCATCGAGTGGACATACAGTACACCCTATAAGGCGTGCGAGAACAGAGGCAACCAGAGGTGCAGCCAAGACTTTTCTGACCAGGAGTGCGAATACCTTAATCACGGGAGATGCGAAAGTGACAGTCCCCCGGATTATATCACCGAAATCCACCAACCGCAGCACACCATGCACGTGTCAGAAAGGGCCGAGCGCTGCAGAACCCCTAACCCCCCGCCCTACCTTAGCGTCCCCAGGCCCAAACCACAAGACTCTCCCAGGAACGCCAAGGTCTCCTTCATATTTGGGGATCCCCCCTTGGACAGCGTAAACCCGCAGAATTTGGGCTACCACAGACTGATGGACGAGGGCCCGGAGATGTTGGACAATCACAGCCCCGCGTACAGGCGCCTGGAGGAGGACTACAAGATGATGGATACCATCGAGGACGGGGAGGGCTACCAGTACACCTCCAAAATCTTCGGCGCCGCCGAATGCATCGAGGAACCCCTGCTGCGGGACATCTGCTACGCGGAGACGACGGACGACGCGGAGGATGAGGACGACATCAGCTGTGAGGAGGACATGGTGATGAGCGACATTGACAAGCCCACATTCCTCTCTCTGTCGGGGTCCAGCGACGACATCATCGACTTGACCTCCCTCCCTCCGCCGCCGGAGGGCAACGACGAGGAGGACAACGACGTGCTGCTGCACTCGCTTAATCTGGCCATCGCCGCGCCCCCGCCGGGCTTCAGGGACAGCTCGGACGAGGAGGAGCAGCAGGGGACTGGTGGTCCGCCCCAGCGGGCCCGCAGCGACATCCCAGTGTCCCTTATAGACTCGGTGCCCACCCAGGGAGCGGAGGGCGCGGGGGAGCCCCTCGACGACGCGGTGGTGTCCACCTTACAGGCGCTCGAGGCCCTCGCCGCATCCGAGGAACAGAGTCCCGGGCAGTCGGAGAGTAGCACAG GTGTAGAAATATCACGAGCGTTTAGTCCCGAGTCCTCCTCAGATTCCGGCAACGAGACGAACTCGTCTGAGATGACGGAGAGCTCGGAGCTGGCCACAGCTCAGAGGCAGTCCGAGAACCACCTGAGAGTGCATGTGGCCACGCCCGAAGGGTACCACACTCTGAATGAGGAAAAGACGGACTTCATCACGCCCAGCGAGGCCAGCGCAGGGGCCACGCAGTGCAGCCCCGAGGAGCctcgggaggaggagggggccaAATCCTCCGCCGTCTCCTCCTCCCAAATCCTCCACTCTGACGGCGGCGAGATGGAGCCGGAGACAATGGAAACCAAATCCCTCACCGAATACTTCACCAGGATGCACATGGGCTCCGTAAtgagcaggcagacaggcaggcagagggaGGGCGAGGGCAGGCTGCAGGGAGACCCCTGCGAATCCTCTGATAGATCCCACGGGAATTTGCCAGACCCTAATAAAGACGAGCCTCCCCACCTGGTAGGGAGGTACAACGCGTTCACCGTGAGAGATTCCCATTACATGAACCAGCTTGATTTGGGGCGAACTCACTTCCGAGAGAGGCACCAGAAATGGCAGCGAGCGTCTGGAAACAAAATGGCAGAAAACCTCCCCCCGGACTGCATGAGTGACTCACACCCTTCCCACGCAGACAGGTTAACAATAAAGGGAGAGAGGCAGGACTCGGATGAGAGAAGTCAGCAGTTCCACGCCCATCTTTGCTCCCCGTCCAAGGTCTCCCGTGCGGCAGACGACGTCGGCTCGATGAGTAACGAGCAGCAGCAAATCAAGATCCCCCCGTCGTCCGAGCAGGACGTCGCCCGCCTTTACGAGTACCACCTGAGCAAGCGCGTGTCGGCGATGCAGGGCGAGGGCACCCACTCTCTCCAGAGCTCCCAGTGCTCCTCCATAGACGCGGGCTGCAGCACAGGGAGCAGCAGCTGCGTCACTCCCATGGATTCCCCCCTTTGCACTGCAGAAAATATGCATGTACTGTCAGACTCCTCTCTTAAAGGCCTGGGCTATGTAGCTGCAGAGGAGAAGGCCTACGCCGCCCCAGGCCAGGGGAAGGCCTGCCATCCCATGGACCCCACCCTGCTGAGAAAAATCCACGCAGCCACCAGTGCTGAGCCCGGGTTCGGGACCATGCGGGACGGCAGCCACCGGGTGCCCAAGATAAAGGAAACCACAG CTTGCACACAGCTGAGGAAGGCTTGGGGAGAAGACTCATCCTCAGCTCTCTCTAACAAGAccaacactgctgctgctgccgccaccGCCACCACCATCACGTCACCACCATCATCGATGAGTAGCACAGAGCCCCATGGACAGATACAGGGCTGCCCCGAGTCTCACCCACATGCCCTGGCTTCCCCCTCCAGCATACCTTCACGCGACCCAACCACTACAGGTGCCCTCAGGGAGCCACGCAGGGTTCGGATCCTGAGAAGGAACTGGAGCACCGTAACGCCGCGGTCGAGGAGCTTTGAAGCGCTGTTAGAAAAGACCAAAGCCACACTTACATGGAGGAGCGGTGTGCAGAATGCCCAGTTTCCAGATCCCCCAAAGACACAGAGGAGATTCTCCTCCAGAACATCGCCCAAAAGCTGGTCCCAGAGCTCAGTTGCCTCCCACTCCTCTGGCCGGAGGCTCTTCAGAGGCGCATCCATGTTTTTGCCAGTGTCAGCAGTGCCGAGGCTGGACTTGGGTTCCTGGAGGTGCCATGGGCCATTCAGCCACTGTTTCCAAAGGAGAAAGGTGAGCACCGCGGGTGATGAAAAGGGAGAGAAACCCTCACATTGCACAGGTTCCAAGCAACGGCAAGTTTCGCCCACCCTTGGTGGCGAGGGAAAGGATGCAGACTTGAGATCAGATTGTCATGCTGAGCATTTCAGCATGGCCGCCACTATGGATGAAATGAACCTCAACACCAGATTAGCTCGTGTGAACTCAATGAAAGGGAAAACGTACAGCCTCCCCGCGGGATTTGTGGCCGCCCGGAAGGACGCCTTAGAGATTATCAGCTTGGTCCGCTCAAGCGTGGGGCAGTTGTCCAAAGGCCAGAGGCCAGAGGTCAGCGAGGCAGACCAGCGGAGTTTCTCCCAGATGCTGTCCTTGCAGGCTAAAGCGCTGGCTAGCAGCTGCGGTCAGATGGCGTGGGAGCACAGGCATCCCGAGGAGCTGCTGCTTACTCTGACGCACAGCTTCCATACGCTGTGCTGTCTAACGGAAGCCTGCATGTCTCTGGTTGAAGGCCTGGGCGGTGAGGCCCAACGCCGGGAGGTGGTCGCCAAGGTGGACGAGGTCGTCACGAACTACGTGTGTCTGCTGAAAGCTGCTGAGGTGGCTTCGGGAAGCTCCTCCAACGACCAAAGTGTGAACGCATTGACACATCACTCTGCCACCATGTCTGCTATTATCAACACACTAACTCACTCACTGAAAACACTCCACAACTAA
- the tlr7 gene encoding LOW QUALITY PROTEIN: toll-like receptor 7 (The sequence of the model RefSeq protein was modified relative to this genomic sequence to represent the inferred CDS: substituted 1 base at 1 genomic stop codon) encodes MXTAVINLVCVALISLWCHFSISRAGSFYPKTLPCDVSTDNRSRAVKVDCTERGLKGVPSGIPSDATNLTLTINHIPELNSSSFRGLGNLTEIDMRCNCVPIKIGPKDNICTKSVTIKENTFTSLRKLRSLYLDGNQLHSIPTGLPPNLILLSLEVNHIYYISKDNLSNIRSVEILYLGQNCYYRNPCNVSYEIEEGAFSQLTNMSLLSVKSNNLSYIPHQLPTNLKELYLYNNKIEEVTDEDFQNLTNLEILDVSGNCPRCYNAPFPCVPCPHNSQLKIHKGAFKTLTKLQILRLHSNSLSHVLSEWFENSKGLRVLDLSTNFLASEIASTYFPIALPSLEELDLSFNYELQRYPAMLKLSPSFSRLKSLKVLRLRGFVFQKLTSQSIHPLIALPNLEVVDLGTNFIKMTNLSILMQLKSFKIINLSDNKISSPSEGQEYVGFSGTKAYDGSPMSDAVHYQSTGSEVREIHYFRYDEYARSCKYKDKELGVVTSFINKQCSQFGKTLDLSRNNIFFIPSKFLNLGELRCLNLSGNAMSQSLNGSEFTHLTNLQYLDFSQNRLDLLYSSAFQELKNLVILDISTNNYYFESEGLTHMLNFTRNLPNLKILLMNHNKISTSTNTELESLSLERLEFRDNRLDMLWRDGDKRYINYFKNLVNLSVLDISHNNLHFIPKDVFSSLPGKLAELYLKNNKLKFFAWGELAYLHSLEVLDLSGNGLTAVPRMLSNCSKSLKKFILHKNRIVKLSLDFLKDAYSLKHLDLSFNSIRYIEKSSIPDDITDKMDMLLLNNNRFQCTCNATWFIMWLNSTKVTIPKLATDVTCAAPGAHRGHSVVSVDVLACQYNYLSIILFILITSLILSFLTLSISSHLFLWDVWYIYHFCRAKLKGYSRLSSQSAVYDAFVVYDKKDPAVSEWVTKELCIHLEERGDHHLTLCLEERDWIPGCPLIDNLCQSIHQSKRTVFILTNSYIKSGNFKMAFYMAHQRLMDEKNDVIVLIFLEKASSHSKYLNLRKRLYKRSVLEWPTNPQAQRYFWFSLRSVLATEGHKQYSNLFKETL; translated from the exons ATGTGAACTGCTGTGATAAACCTT GTTTGTGTGGCACTGATCAGTCTGTGGTGTCATTTCTCCATATCAAGAGCGGGTAGCTTTTACCCGAAAACCCTGCCGTGCGATGTTAGCACGGACAACAGGAGCAGAGCCGTCAAGGTGGACTGCACCGAGAGAGGCCTCAAAGGTGTCCCGAGCGGTATTCCGAGTGATGCTACCAATCTGACACTCACCATCAACCACATTCCTGAGTTAAACTCCAGTTCCTTTCGGGGTCTGGGTAATCTTACCGAGATTGACATGCGGTGTAACTGTGTGCCCATAAAAATTGGCCCCAAGGATAATATATGCACCAAGAGTGTGACGATTAAAGAAAACACCTTCACAAGCCTGAGAAAGCTTCGATCACTATATCTGGATGGCAACCAGCTGCACAGCATCCCCACAGGCCTGCCTCCAAATCTGATCCTGTTGAGCCTGGAAGTGAATCATATCTATTATATTTCGAAGGACAACCTCTCCAACATCAGGAGCGTAGAGATCCTTTACCTCGGGCAAAACTGCTACTATCGTAACCCGTGTAACGTCTCTTATGAAATAGAAGAGGGGGCATTTTCACAGCTTACGAATATGTCACTGTTATCTGTCAAGTCAAATAACCTGTCCTACATCCCACACCAACTGCCCACCAACCTGAAAGAGTTGTACCTCTATAACAACAAGATCGAAGAAGTCACCGACGAGGATTTTCAAAATTTAACCAATTTAGAGATCCTAGATGTCAGCGGAAATTGCCCACGTTGTTACAATGCCCCATTTCCATGTGTCCCGTGCCCACACAACTCTCAGCTAAAGATCCACAAAGGAGCTTTTAAAACTTTGACCAAACTTCAAATCTTGCGTCTGCACAGTAACTCCCTGTCGCACGTGCTCTCTGAATGGTTTGAAAACTCAAAGGGGCTGAGGGTCCTGGATCTCTCCACAAACTTTTTAGCGAGCGAGATTGCATCCACTTACTTCCCAATAGCTCTCCCCAGTCTAGAAGAGCTGGACCTCTCATTCAATTATGAGCTTCAGAGGTACCCAGCCATGCTCAAACTAAGTCCGAGTTTCTCCCGCCTCAAATCCCTGAAAGTGCTCCGACTCAGAGGCTTCGTTTTCCAGAAGCTGACATCGCAGAGCATCCATCCCCTCATTGCCCTACCGAACCTCGAGGTCGTAGACCTGGGAACCAACTTCATAAAAATGACCAACCTCAGCATCCTAATGCAGCTGAAAAGCTTCAAAATCATCAATCTGTCCGACAACAAAATATCCTCCCCTTCTGAAGGGCAAGAATATGTTGGATTCTCCGGAACGAAGGCCTACGATGGCTCACCCATGTCTGATGCTGTTCACTATCAAAGCACAGGTAGTGAGGTGAGAGAGATTCATTATTTTAGATATGATGAATATGCACGCAGCTGCAAATACAAAGACAAGGAACTTGGAGTTGTTACATCCTTTATCAATAAGCAGTGCAGTCAGTTTGGGAAAACTCTGGATCTAAGCAGGAATAACATATTCTTCATCCCTTCAAAATTTTTAAATCTGGGTGAGCTGAGATGCCTCAATCTATCAGGAAATGCAATGAGCCAAAGTCTGAATGGCTCTGAATTTACTCATCTAACTAATTTACAGTATCTGGACTTCTCGCAGAATCGTCTGGACCTGCTTTATTCTTCCGCATTTCAGGAACTGAAAAATCTTGTCATTTTGGACATAAGTACCAACAACTACTATTTTGAATCTGAGGGTTTGACTCACATGCTCAACTTCACCAGAAATCTACCAAATCTAAAGATTTTATTAATGAACCACAATAAGATCTCTACTTCCACTAACACAGAGCTGGAGAGTCTCTCTCTGGAGAGACTGGAGTTCAGAGATAACCGTTTAGATATGCTGTGGAGAGATGGTGATAAGAGATACATCAATTATTTCAAAAATCTGGTTAATCTGAGTGTTCTTGATATCTCTCATAATAATCTCCATTTCATCCCCAAGGACGTTTTCAGCAGCCTGCCAGGCAAACTGGCTGAGCTCTACCTCAAAAACAACAAACTTAAGTTTTTTGCTTGGGGGGAGTTAGCATATCTGCATTCTTTGGAGGTCCTAGATCTCAGCGGTAATGGTCTCACTGCTGTTCCCCGTATGCTTTCCAACTGCAGCAAATCTCTCAAGAAGTTCATCTTGCATAAAAACCGCATTGTGAAGCTTTCCCTAGATTTCCTCAAAGACGCCTACAGCCTAAAACATCTGGATCTCAGTTTTAACAGCATTCGGTACATTGAAAAATCTAGTATTCCAGATGACATCACCGATAAGATGGACATGCTGCTCCTGAACAACAATCGATTCCAGTGCACATGCAATGCCACTTGGTTCATCATGTGGCTCAACAGCACCAAGGTCACCATCCCCAAACTGGCCACAGACGTGACTTGCGCTGCCCCTGGGGCACACAGAGGTCATTCTGTCGTATCAGTGGACGTGCTGGCCTGCCAGTATAACTATCTGTCAATCATACTCTTTATCCTAATCACTTCCCTCATTCTCAGTTTCCTCACCCTGTCCATCTCCAGCCATCTCTTTCTCTGGGATGTGTGGTACATCTACCACTTCTGCCGGGCCAAGCTGAAGGGCTACAGCCGCCTGTCATCCCAGAGTGCCGTCTACGACGCCTTTGTGGTATACGACAAAAAGGACCCCGCGGTGTCGGAGTGGGTGACGAAGGAGCTGTGCATTCAcctggaggagagaggagatcACCATCTGACGCTGTGTTTGGAGGAACGAGACTGGATCCCGGGATGTCCCCTGATCGACAACCTCTGCCAGAGCATCCACCAGAGCAAGAGGACCGTGTTCATCTTAACCAACAGCTACATAAAGAGCGGCAACTTCAAGATGGCCTTCTACATGGCTCACCAGAGGCTGATGGATGAAAAGAATGACGTCATAGTTTTGATCTTCTTGGAGAAGGCGTCCTCCCACTCAAAGTACCTGAATCTACGGAAGAGGCTGTACAAGCGGTCGGTTCTGGAGTGGCCGACAAACCCTCAAGCCCAGCGGTACTTTTGGTTCAGCCTGAGAAGTGTGTTGGCCACTGAAggtcacaaacaatacagtaatCTTTTCAAGGAAACACTGTGA
- the LOC130120684 gene encoding toll-like receptor 8 — translation MSPRFPCDVNHCNASGIIFDCRGRRLKTVPAGITSDVTELNLSENLIQNISCDAFPNMKNLTLLNLNWANKNLGMNIEEGAFKNLTKLYELRLSGNGLRRVPSNLPPSLRVLEIDNNNILVLDSKGLSGIWKVTQLFLSRNCYFWNPCGKHLTITNNSFSVMTQLLIVDLSHNNLTRVPKGLPESVHTLELSSNGIQYIFEDDFRGLPNLKILKLQGNCPRCETSPYPCVTCHNISLGIHPRAFANLRLLETLHLAGNSLTSLETSWFENLRNLKELFLSFNFLKNAITGEVDFLSYLARLEKIDLSFNFGLKSYPKTIKLSQNFSQLSSLTTLHLEGLVFKEIGPDTLSPLHALRNLSALNLGTNFIVRSNSATFSKFCHLKMIYLAENRLYPISVTATHADAGQGDQLSSGSSSPLLLRPYPKDQNYKLSHGLIKQECFDSGRVLILSSNNLFFISPEQFRGYGDIACLNLSGNGFSAALNGTEFSSLPNLTYLDLSFNKIDLAYDNAFRELKRLEVLDLSYNAHYFVAYGVTHNLNFLRNLPALRVLNMSHNSISTLTTKAMCSNSLSELQFQNNNLGTLWKERDGSYDQLFTNLTNLTILDISFNSITNILDRVYENLPRNLTILRMSHNSLTEFKWGQLKGFRQIHILDLSFNSLSYVPAILSNVSHTLRLLDLSYNHIYHLSNGFLNGTESLKTLYLSHNKLTIINQSTFSSKAENHIETLYLQGNPLHCTCDSLDFILWIEDNKNVKIPRLITEVTCETPANKKGQPIILFDINQCVNDSEAFFIWILSSTFIVATMVVTTIAHIFYWDAFYVLYFLRAKLKGYHSSSSSDSVYDVFVVYDTRDPQVSEWVLGHLRTQLEEDGDKSQPLCLEERDWPLGVPLVDNLTQSIRYSRKTLFVLTEAYVKTGVFRLAMLLAHQRLLDENVDVIVLLMLEPVLRQSHFLRLRKRLCERSVVEWPRTAAAEPWFWQNLRNVVRVDNQMMYNKTYSKYFTNE, via the coding sequence ATGTCCCCACGGTTCCCATGCGATGTAAACCATTGTAACGCCTCAGGGATCATATTTGATTGCCGAGGGCGTCGATTGAAGACAGTTCCTGCGGGGATAACGAGTGATGTAACAGAGCTGAACTTATCCGAGAACCTTATTCAGAACATATCCTGTGATGCATTTCCCAATATGAAGAATCTGACCCTGCTCAATCTCAACTGGGCAAACAAGAACCTAGGGATGAACATAGAGGAGGGTGCGTTTAAAAACCTAACAAAGTTATATGAGCTAAGGCTGAGCGGCAATGGTCTGAGAAGAGTCCCCAGCAATCTCCCCCCTAGTCTGAGAGTCCTCGAGATAGACAACAACAACATCCTGGTGTTGGATAGCAAGGGCCTCTCTGGTATCTGGAAAGTGACACAGCTGTTTTTATCCAGAAACTGTTATTTCTGGAATCCCTGCGGCAAGCATTTAACCATTACGAACAACAGCTTTTCGGTTATGACCCAACTGCTGATTGTGGACTTGTCTCATAACAATTTAACTCGAGTTCCAAAGGGACTGCCAGAATCGGTACACACATTAGAGCTGAGTTCGAACGGAATACAGTATATCTTTGAGGATGATTTCCGTGGTCTGCCAAACTTAAAAATCCTTAAATTGCAGGGGAACTGTCCCAGATGTGAAACTTCCCCATATCCCTGCGTCACCTGCCATAACATTTCCCTCGGCATCCACCCTCGTGCATTTGCAAACCTCCGCCTACTCGAGACCCTCCACCTAGCGGGCAACTCGCTGACGTCGCTCGAAACCTCCTGGTTCGAGAACCTGAGAAATCTCAAAGAACTCTTCCTCTCATTTAACTTCCTGAAAAATGCTATCACGGGTGAGGTGGACTTTTTAAGCTATCTCGCTAGGCTGGAGAAGATTGATCTTTCGTTTAATTTCGGTCTCAAGTCCTACCCTAAAACGATCAAACTTTCCCAGAACTTTTCGCAGTTGTCGTCTCTGACGACGTTACATTTGGAGGGTTTAGTTTTCAAAGAGATTGGACCGGACACGCTCAGCCCGCTTCACGCGCTCAGAAACCTCTCCGCGCTGAATTTAGGAACCAACTTCATTGTGCGCTCCAACAGCGCCACGTTCAGCAAATTCTGCCATCTGAAAATGATATACCTGGCAGAAAACAGACTGTACCCCATTTCGGTCACGGCGACTCATGCAGACGCTGGCCAGGGCGACCAGCTGAGTTCTGGCTCTTCCTCCCCCCTACTGTTAAGACCCTATCCCAAAGACCAAAATTACAAGCTTTCGCACGGACTCATTAAGCAAGAGTGCTTTGACTCGGGTCGAGTACTAATCCTGAGCTCAAACAACCTCTTCTTCATCAGTCCAGAACAGTTCAGGGGCTACGGGGACATTGCGTGTCTCAACCTGTCGGGAAACGGATTTTCAGCAGCGCTTAATGGGACCGAGTTCTCGTCATTACCTAATCTGACATATCTGGACCTGTCGTTTAACAAGATTGATCTGGCCTACGACAACGCCTTCAGGGAGTTAAAGCGACTGGAGGTACTTGACCTGAGTTACAATGCCCACTACTTTGTGGCGTATGGGGTGACACATAATTTGAACTTTCTGAGAAACCTGCCCGCTTTGCGAGTGTTGAACATGAGTCACAACAGCATCTCGACGTTAACGACAAAGGCGATGTGCAGCAACTCCTTAAGCGAGCTCCAGTTTCAGAACAACAACCTGGGCACTCTGTGGAAAGAAAGGGACGGCTCATACGACCAGCTTTTCACCAATCTCACCAATCTGACCATCCTCGATATCTCCTTCAACAGCATCACTAACATTCTCGACAGGGTTTATGAAAATTTACCCCGTAATCTTACGATACTGCGCATGAGTCACAATTCACTCACTGAATTCAAGTGGGGTCAACTGAAGGGTTTTAGACAAATTCACATCTTAGATTTAAGCTTTAACTCTTTATCTTATGTACCAGCCATACTATCGAACGTCAGCCATACCCTACGCTTGCTAGATCTGAGTTATAACCACATTTACCACTTGTCCAACGGGTTTTTAAATGGCACTGAAAGCCTTAAGACTCTGTACCTTAGCCACAACAAGCTGACTATCATCAATCAATCCACCTTTTCATCCAAAGCCGAAAATCACATTGAAACTTTGTACTTGCAGGGAAACCCACTCCATTGTACCTGTGATTCCCTAGATTTCATTCTCTGGATTGAAGATAATAAAAACGTAAAGATCCCAAGGCTGATCACCGAGGTGACGTGCGAGACGCCAGCGAACAAAAAGGGCCAACCGATTATCCTCTTTGATATTAATCAGTGTGTGaatgacagtgaggcattttttATCTGGATCCTTTCAAGCACCTTCATTGTGGCTACCATGGTGGTTACAACAATAGCTCACATATTTTACTGGGATGCCTTCTATGTCCTTTACTTCCTCAGAGCTAAATTGAAGGGCTACCATTCATCGAGCTCTTCGGACAGCGTGTACGATGTGTTTGTGGTTTACGACACCCGAGACCCCCAGGTATCGGAGTGGGTGTTGGGGCATCTGCGGACGCAGCTGGAGGAAGATGGGGACAAAAGCCAGCCCCTGTGTTTGGAGGAGAGGGATTGGCCCCTCGGCGTACCCTTGGTAGACAACCTGACTCAGAGCATCCGATACAGTCGCAAGACCCTTTTTGTCTTGACCGAGGCCTACGTCAAGACCGGGGTTTTCAGGCTGGCGATGCTGCTGGCGCACCAAAGGCTGCTGGATGAGAACGTGGATGTGATAGTGCTGCTGATGCTCGAACCCGTGCTACGGCAGTCACACTTCCTTCGCCTGAGGAAGAGGCTGTGCGAGAGAAGCGTCGTGGAGTGGCCGAGAACGGCAGCAGCCGAACCCTGGTTTTGGCAAAATCTGAGGAACGTCGTCAGAGTCGACAACCAGATGATGTACAACAAGACCTACTCCAAGTACTTCACCAATGAGTGA